A genomic stretch from Sulfobacillus thermosulfidooxidans includes:
- a CDS encoding adenylosuccinate synthase: MAAVVVVGTQWGDEGKGKIIDYLAQQADMVVRHQGGNNAGHTVVVGDEEYRLHLIPSGIFYPDTLCVIANGVVVDPRVLFEEIDYLHRRGIQTDRLRISSQAHLIMPYHGRMDALAEDRLGVNKLGTTLRGIGPAYMDKAARTGLRVGDLLHPAQFAMRLKRVLDEKNRVFSKAYDVEGFDYDELLQQYLSYGERMRPYIANTSVVINDAIDNGERVLFEGAQGTMLDIDHGTYPFVTSSHPIAGGACIGAGVGPTKITQVYGVVKAYTSRVGDGPFPTELQDQLGHEIRERGHEYGTTTGRPRRVGWIDAVVLRHAARVNGLTGLAVTRLDVLDDLPEVKIATAYRYHGELIHELPDSVEVLAEVEPEYETFPGWKGKITQAKRLEDLPKEARTYLERIAELINVPLVLVSVGRERTNTIVLKELF; the protein is encoded by the coding sequence ATGGCAGCAGTGGTCGTGGTGGGGACCCAATGGGGCGATGAGGGTAAAGGCAAAATTATTGATTATTTAGCCCAACAAGCAGATATGGTGGTTCGCCATCAAGGAGGAAACAACGCCGGGCATACCGTTGTCGTGGGCGATGAGGAATATCGTTTGCACCTGATACCTTCCGGGATTTTTTATCCCGATACGCTTTGCGTCATTGCTAACGGCGTGGTTGTTGATCCCCGCGTTTTGTTTGAGGAAATTGACTATCTTCATCGCCGCGGAATCCAAACGGATAGGTTGCGCATTTCATCGCAAGCCCATTTGATTATGCCCTATCACGGCCGCATGGATGCTTTAGCAGAAGACCGCCTCGGTGTGAATAAGTTGGGGACAACCTTACGCGGCATTGGGCCCGCTTATATGGACAAAGCCGCTCGTACTGGCCTGAGAGTGGGTGATCTTCTCCATCCAGCACAATTTGCCATGCGGCTTAAACGGGTCTTGGACGAGAAGAACCGGGTATTTTCTAAAGCTTACGATGTCGAAGGCTTTGACTATGACGAACTGCTCCAACAATATTTGTCGTATGGGGAGCGGATGCGGCCCTATATTGCGAATACGTCGGTGGTGATTAACGATGCCATCGACAATGGTGAACGGGTCTTGTTTGAAGGCGCCCAAGGCACTATGTTAGATATTGACCATGGGACTTACCCATTTGTCACGTCATCTCATCCCATTGCCGGAGGAGCATGTATTGGAGCAGGCGTGGGTCCGACCAAAATTACCCAGGTTTATGGCGTGGTCAAAGCTTACACGAGTCGTGTTGGCGATGGGCCATTTCCTACCGAGTTACAGGACCAATTAGGTCATGAAATTCGGGAACGGGGCCATGAATATGGTACCACTACCGGGCGTCCCCGCCGCGTGGGTTGGATTGATGCGGTGGTACTGCGTCATGCCGCTCGCGTCAATGGCTTAACCGGTTTAGCCGTCACACGCCTTGATGTCCTCGATGACTTGCCTGAGGTGAAAATTGCTACGGCCTATCGCTATCACGGGGAACTCATTCATGAACTGCCTGATTCCGTGGAAGTATTAGCTGAAGTGGAACCGGAATATGAAACCTTCCCGGGATGGAAAGGCAAGATTACGCAAGCCAAACGATTAGAAGACTTGCCCAAGGAAGCCCGGACCTATCTGGAGCGCATTGCAGAACTGATAAATGTGCCGTTGGTGCTGGTATCCGTAGGGCGCGAGCGTACCAATACTATAGTGCTTAAAGAGCTCTTTTAA
- the dnaB gene encoding replicative DNA helicase codes for MSIDAVRTPPHNPDAEISVLGSMLIHPEAVAKAVEILQPGDFYHEPHRKIFEAAMELFNQAKPLDVVVVGEQLRQKGQLEAVGGLAYLMELASAVPTAAHVEYYARIVKESSITRRIISVSTKLVADAYQNELPAQELVDRAQKELFALAQTGQRDYVSLHQVLLETFTRLEVLYANKGKLVGLPTGFHDLDRMTAGLQKSDLIIVAARPSMGKTMLCLNLARYVALHDHTPVAIFSLEMSREQLALRLLSAEAELPSQRLRTGEMDDNMWAVVSHALGRLGEAPIYIDDTPGISALELRAKARQMKAQHNIGLIIIDYMQLMSGRRAENRQQEISDISRSLKALARELDVPVMALSQLSRAVESRQDKRPMLSDLRESGAIEQDADIVAFLYREDYYTKDAANPDITELIVAKQRNGPTGTVNLLFKKDIGKFFNTTPVEV; via the coding sequence GTGAGTATTGATGCTGTTAGGACGCCGCCGCACAATCCGGATGCCGAAATTTCGGTCTTAGGCTCTATGCTCATTCATCCCGAAGCGGTGGCCAAGGCTGTAGAAATTTTGCAGCCCGGTGATTTTTATCATGAACCTCACCGCAAAATCTTTGAGGCGGCTATGGAGCTTTTTAACCAAGCCAAGCCCCTCGATGTCGTCGTTGTGGGTGAACAACTCCGGCAAAAGGGACAACTTGAAGCCGTAGGCGGTTTAGCATATCTTATGGAGCTCGCCTCGGCGGTTCCCACCGCAGCCCATGTCGAATACTATGCGCGGATTGTCAAGGAATCGTCGATCACTCGCCGCATTATTTCGGTTTCTACCAAGCTCGTGGCGGATGCCTATCAAAATGAGCTTCCGGCGCAAGAGTTAGTCGACCGGGCGCAAAAAGAACTGTTTGCGTTGGCACAAACAGGACAACGTGATTATGTGAGTCTACATCAAGTGCTCTTAGAGACATTTACCCGTCTCGAGGTGCTTTACGCCAATAAAGGCAAACTCGTAGGATTGCCTACTGGATTTCATGATTTAGACCGCATGACGGCGGGTCTTCAAAAATCCGATCTCATCATTGTAGCGGCTCGTCCGTCAATGGGAAAAACCATGCTGTGTTTGAACTTAGCGCGGTATGTGGCCCTGCATGATCATACTCCGGTGGCTATTTTTAGCCTGGAAATGTCACGAGAACAGCTGGCGCTGCGGTTATTAAGCGCAGAAGCGGAATTGCCGTCGCAACGATTGCGAACGGGTGAAATGGATGACAATATGTGGGCTGTCGTGAGCCATGCGCTCGGACGCTTAGGTGAAGCTCCCATTTACATTGATGACACCCCCGGCATTTCAGCCTTGGAACTGCGAGCCAAGGCTCGGCAAATGAAGGCACAGCATAACATTGGTCTGATTATTATAGACTATATGCAGCTTATGTCAGGACGGCGTGCAGAGAACCGGCAACAAGAAATTTCCGATATATCCCGGTCTTTAAAGGCTCTAGCACGCGAACTCGATGTTCCAGTGATGGCGTTATCCCAGTTGTCTCGGGCTGTTGAAAGCCGGCAGGACAAACGCCCCATGTTATCAGACCTTCGCGAATCGGGTGCTATTGAACAAGATGCGGACATCGTCGCATTTCTATACCGGGAAGATTACTATACGAAGGACGCAGCCAATCCCGATATTACTGAATTGATCGTAGCCAAACAGCGCAATGGACCGACAGGCACCGTCAATCTGTTGTTTAAAAAAGATATTGGTAAATTCTTTAATACGACGCCTGTCGAAGTGTAG
- the lonC gene encoding Lon family ATP-dependent protease, whose amino-acid sequence MADNAKKPEPKARKQANTLERRVAALHEILMQIYGPERLILRAGKLQALKYLRSDDLGLRTLALAKLVREDPSFNEVPTKKEIGPLLDELEDELADILARRTLEDDLEKRIAEKMQERHEDYVRDIRNQILKEDGGPETPETLKKFAQLVKLDQGGLTQSALEVMRPERLEEVIGQEDAIDSLLAKLASPYPQHVLLYGPPGVGKTTVARLVLQVARTVPQSPFNEDAPFVEADGTTLRWDPREITNPLLGSVHDPIYQGARRDLAESGIPEPKTGLVTDSHGGVLFIDEIGEMDPILQNKLLKVLEDKRVYFDSPYYDPTDPNVPKYVHKLFSEGAPADFILIGATTRSPEEISPALRSRCAEIYFDPLTPDDIKRIVMQAAEKLQVAITPDAANLIGQYTLEGRKAVGLLADAFSVAYLRRNERPKIIDVDVMKDVISRSRLVPVRPSISREPIVGRSLGLAVAGFQGLVLEIEATVFPREKDGEGRWRFNDTAGSMAKDSVFNAATVLRQLTGRDLTQYDVHVNVVGGGNIDGPSAGVAIFTAIYSALTQIPIRPTVAITGELSLSGRIKPVGGIPEKIFGARQQGLSTVLVPKDNAGDVPPGIGDMKILFVSTVEEVLAEVLV is encoded by the coding sequence ATGGCAGATAACGCAAAGAAACCAGAACCCAAAGCACGGAAACAGGCAAATACTCTAGAACGCCGGGTTGCAGCATTGCATGAAATTTTGATGCAAATTTATGGTCCAGAACGGTTAATATTGCGGGCCGGAAAATTGCAGGCTCTCAAATATCTGCGCTCTGACGATCTAGGGTTAAGGACCCTGGCTCTGGCGAAATTAGTCCGGGAAGATCCCTCGTTTAATGAAGTGCCAACCAAAAAAGAAATCGGACCTTTACTGGACGAGTTGGAAGATGAACTCGCCGATATTTTAGCCCGCCGAACCCTGGAAGACGACCTCGAAAAACGCATTGCTGAAAAAATGCAAGAACGGCATGAGGATTACGTACGGGATATACGCAATCAAATTCTGAAAGAAGATGGTGGTCCTGAAACACCTGAAACCTTAAAGAAATTTGCCCAGTTGGTGAAACTTGACCAGGGCGGTTTGACCCAGTCGGCCTTAGAGGTGATGCGCCCCGAACGACTCGAGGAAGTCATCGGCCAAGAAGACGCTATTGACAGCCTCTTAGCCAAATTGGCTTCCCCCTATCCGCAGCATGTCTTGTTATATGGACCTCCTGGTGTCGGGAAGACAACCGTGGCGCGCTTGGTTTTGCAAGTGGCCCGGACGGTTCCGCAGAGTCCTTTTAATGAGGATGCCCCTTTTGTGGAGGCGGATGGAACAACTCTAAGGTGGGATCCGCGCGAGATTACCAATCCCTTGTTGGGCTCGGTTCATGATCCCATATATCAAGGAGCGCGCCGGGACCTTGCTGAAAGTGGCATTCCTGAACCGAAGACGGGATTGGTCACGGATAGTCATGGGGGCGTGCTCTTTATCGACGAAATTGGGGAAATGGATCCGATTTTGCAAAATAAACTCCTTAAAGTACTGGAGGATAAGCGCGTTTATTTTGATTCCCCGTACTATGATCCAACGGATCCCAATGTTCCAAAGTATGTGCACAAATTATTTTCCGAAGGCGCACCCGCTGATTTCATTCTGATTGGGGCGACCACACGTAGCCCCGAGGAAATCTCCCCGGCCTTGCGCTCGCGTTGCGCCGAAATTTATTTTGATCCGTTAACACCTGATGATATCAAACGGATTGTCATGCAAGCGGCAGAGAAATTACAGGTGGCGATTACGCCAGATGCGGCCAATTTGATTGGTCAATATACCCTGGAAGGTCGCAAAGCGGTGGGATTGTTGGCGGATGCCTTTTCGGTCGCTTACCTGCGCCGCAATGAACGACCTAAGATTATCGATGTCGACGTCATGAAAGATGTGATTAGTCGCTCTAGGCTCGTTCCCGTTCGCCCGTCGATTTCCCGGGAGCCCATTGTGGGACGATCTTTAGGGCTAGCAGTCGCCGGATTTCAAGGACTGGTTTTAGAAATCGAAGCAACGGTCTTTCCCCGTGAAAAAGACGGTGAAGGGCGCTGGCGATTCAACGATACCGCGGGATCGATGGCCAAAGATTCGGTCTTTAACGCGGCGACTGTTCTCAGGCAATTGACGGGGCGGGACCTCACCCAATATGATGTTCATGTTAATGTCGTGGGTGGAGGCAATATTGATGGCCCCTCGGCCGGAGTCGCCATTTTTACGGCCATTTATAGTGCTCTAACCCAAATTCCCATCCGGCCCACGGTAGCGATTACTGGCGAATTGTCGTTATCCGGACGGATTAAGCCCGTGGGGGGGATCCCCGAAAAGATTTTTGGGGCCCGCCAACAAGGGTTGTCGACAGTGTTGGTTCCCAAGGACAATGCCGGTGATGTTCCTCCGGGCATTGGGGATATGAAAATTCTTTTTGTCAGTACGGTCGAAGAGGTATTAGCTGAGGTGTTAGTGTGA
- a CDS encoding L,D-transpeptidase family protein has product MKAEGRSSLSWPWFLILTGILLVGIYGGLIWSMPHRAVNAAAAKVPTKIVINVVQRKLYLYRNNKLFHVYPVAVGKPETPSPRGEFVVTQKAIWGDGFGTRWIRFSAPWGIYGIHGTNKPWSVGTVASHGCFRMYNHDVEQVYALISLGTPVIVEGITPYVKIRRTINPGQIGQDVVELQRLLRLAKVYSGPLNGVYTPEVKQAVERFQVMVHLPITGVASLETTQKLLDYTNQAGQKPGYLSRD; this is encoded by the coding sequence ATGAAAGCTGAAGGCAGGTCGTCCCTCAGCTGGCCGTGGTTCTTAATCCTAACGGGGATATTGCTGGTGGGCATTTATGGGGGACTCATTTGGAGTATGCCTCACCGCGCTGTCAACGCTGCAGCGGCCAAGGTTCCGACCAAAATCGTGATTAATGTGGTTCAACGAAAATTATATCTTTACCGCAATAACAAATTGTTTCATGTTTATCCCGTTGCTGTCGGTAAGCCAGAAACACCAAGTCCCCGCGGTGAATTTGTGGTGACGCAAAAAGCAATTTGGGGCGATGGATTTGGAACTCGTTGGATTCGTTTTTCGGCCCCCTGGGGTATTTACGGTATTCATGGCACGAATAAACCATGGTCAGTCGGAACGGTGGCCTCCCATGGATGTTTTCGGATGTATAATCATGATGTTGAGCAAGTCTATGCACTCATTAGTTTAGGGACGCCGGTGATTGTGGAAGGGATTACGCCTTATGTGAAAATTCGCCGTACGATAAATCCCGGGCAAATTGGGCAAGATGTTGTTGAGCTTCAGCGTTTATTGCGATTGGCCAAAGTATATTCCGGACCTCTCAATGGGGTCTATACGCCAGAGGTGAAGCAGGCGGTCGAACGTTTTCAAGTCATGGTTCATTTGCCAATCACCGGAGTGGCGTCATTGGAAACAACACAAAAGCTCTTAGATTATACCAATCAGGCTGGGCAGAAGCCGGGGTATTTATCACGAGATTAA
- a CDS encoding PadR family transcriptional regulator: MIDKGDTFGLGQLRRGIVEWCVLALLQHHERYGFELAKTLSAANLIASEGTIYPLLARLRRDGLVETLWRESAEGPPRRYYVLTTSGKQSLQLFRNQWQQFKESVDQFLDEGTREEHHDHLEPK, translated from the coding sequence ATGATAGATAAAGGTGATACATTCGGATTAGGACAATTGCGGCGTGGAATTGTTGAATGGTGCGTTTTAGCACTGTTACAACATCACGAAAGATATGGTTTTGAGTTGGCTAAAACACTGTCAGCAGCCAATCTAATTGCCAGCGAAGGAACCATTTATCCGCTATTAGCTCGACTCCGCCGCGATGGTTTGGTCGAAACCCTTTGGCGTGAATCGGCAGAAGGTCCTCCGCGCCGCTATTATGTTTTGACAACATCTGGAAAACAATCGTTGCAACTTTTTCGCAATCAGTGGCAACAATTCAAAGAATCCGTTGACCAGTTTCTCGATGAAGGGACCCGGGAGGAACACCATGACCACCTCGAACCAAAATGA
- the rpsR gene encoding 30S ribosomal protein S18, producing MRKERGRRPKKKVCGFCVDKVEYVDFKEASRLRRYITERGKILPRRISGNCAKHQRQMTVAIKRARNMALLPFTIE from the coding sequence ATGCGTAAAGAACGAGGCCGGCGGCCCAAGAAAAAGGTCTGTGGATTTTGTGTGGATAAAGTGGAGTACGTCGATTTCAAGGAAGCATCTCGGCTAAGACGGTATATTACCGAACGTGGCAAGATTCTTCCCCGGAGAATTTCCGGAAACTGTGCCAAGCACCAACGGCAAATGACGGTAGCCATTAAGCGTGCTCGGAATATGGCGCTCTTGCCCTTCACCATTGAATAA
- a CDS encoding MBL fold metallo-hydrolase gives MDNTKITEPVEGVFRIPIPVPLPLKYLYSYAIHLGSEYLILDLGMDTEDAQQAWKEASQYLGLKPGRVKAVFITHFHPDHVGLAQFASQLWDTPIFMWEKEMQTVYQVFDQSPASLTPFFIYNGMPRDLAEYLDQERWLTRWVVKLPHNPPIQSLDPSQNWGPFQLLDQAGHTDHQLLLYWPERKLLFTGDQVLSRITPNISYWPDADPDPLASYLQSLHELEALPVTLGCAAHEELIEDVPRRIQEILVHHEDRAQRIVELLTTPQTAFDVAQHLFTRPLTRFQWRFAVSETLAHLEYLRRRHRIMFEDVKTHGLYMVPH, from the coding sequence ATGGATAATACCAAGATAACGGAACCGGTAGAAGGCGTCTTTCGCATCCCAATTCCCGTGCCCTTGCCGTTAAAGTATCTCTATAGTTACGCCATCCATCTAGGTTCCGAATATCTCATTTTGGATTTAGGAATGGATACGGAAGATGCCCAACAGGCATGGAAGGAAGCCAGCCAATATCTTGGTCTCAAACCCGGGCGCGTAAAAGCCGTCTTTATTACCCACTTTCATCCCGACCATGTTGGTTTGGCGCAGTTTGCTAGTCAATTGTGGGATACACCCATTTTTATGTGGGAAAAGGAAATGCAAACCGTTTATCAGGTTTTTGACCAATCCCCGGCCAGTCTCACTCCTTTTTTCATCTATAACGGCATGCCTCGGGATCTAGCCGAATATTTGGATCAAGAACGGTGGCTAACCAGATGGGTTGTCAAATTGCCTCATAATCCACCGATTCAATCCCTTGATCCTTCTCAGAATTGGGGACCTTTCCAGTTACTTGACCAAGCGGGACATACCGATCATCAATTATTACTGTATTGGCCCGAACGCAAGTTATTGTTTACTGGAGATCAAGTGCTATCACGTATTACACCAAATATTAGCTACTGGCCTGATGCCGATCCTGATCCGCTCGCCTCATATTTACAATCCCTTCATGAACTCGAAGCCTTACCCGTCACCTTGGGATGTGCAGCCCATGAAGAACTTATCGAAGATGTACCGAGGCGTATTCAGGAGATCTTAGTCCATCATGAGGACAGAGCGCAGCGCATCGTCGAATTATTGACCACGCCGCAAACCGCTTTCGACGTCGCCCAGCACCTCTTTACTCGTCCGCTGACGCGCTTCCAGTGGCGGTTCGCCGTCAGTGAAACCCTAGCCCATTTAGAATATCTGCGGCGACGCCATCGCATTATGTTTGAGGATGTCAAAACTCACGGCCTCTATATGGTTCCACACTAA
- the rplI gene encoding 50S ribosomal protein L9, with the protein MRVILLQDVRGSGNKGDIIEVKDGYARNFLIPKGLAAEATKSREEQIKREQARQQAQHQKELDQYRRLAKELKGQSFILRAKSGDQGRLFGAITTQDVADLLNSRGYHIDKKKLEIEPIRHVGTYTVHCHFYQDISAEFTLQVLPE; encoded by the coding sequence ATGCGAGTGATTCTGTTGCAAGATGTGCGAGGCAGTGGTAATAAAGGGGACATTATTGAAGTCAAAGATGGGTACGCAAGGAACTTTTTGATACCCAAAGGATTGGCTGCTGAAGCAACAAAATCGCGGGAAGAGCAGATAAAGCGCGAACAAGCCCGGCAACAAGCTCAACATCAAAAAGAGCTCGACCAATATCGCCGGCTTGCGAAAGAGCTCAAAGGGCAAAGTTTCATTCTGCGGGCGAAGAGCGGAGATCAAGGCCGGTTGTTTGGCGCCATTACCACGCAAGACGTGGCAGATTTACTTAATAGCCGAGGATATCACATTGACAAAAAGAAACTAGAAATCGAGCCCATTCGTCATGTGGGCACGTATACCGTACATTGTCACTTTTACCAGGATATTAGCGCAGAGTTTACTTTGCAGGTACTCCCGGAATAA
- a CDS encoding glycerate kinase codes for MDILIAPTRFLPNVGSQAVADALERGIRQCRCASRVIVRPVPEGGRGTMDIVVRALSGRIRRSHTWNAAGREVDSRWALLPDGSAMIDAAEILGASEIVDVMRASSWGLGPLIADVMRYHPRQIIITLGDVMVHDGGMGLLEYFGLRFVDEQGADVPRGLRGLERVHHIIQTELHIPPVPLVMLYPRALPLTGKEGVTFYDGSVKGLSPYQLPVIDLQMQHYAQLLEEFFSTPLLDQPGTGEGGGLGLALLGLGAQGRPAADYLLDLLHLDTYWTNVQWVLTAQMTLDKTQNLSLVATLSRRLAPLAVPLVAIIERLGDQYMQFYNPALKGIYPLVDKPRSAREVERMRIHLLEQAAFRIAMWMAS; via the coding sequence ATGGACATATTAATTGCCCCAACAAGGTTTTTGCCGAATGTCGGGTCCCAAGCTGTGGCGGATGCCTTAGAACGGGGAATTCGCCAATGTCGTTGTGCATCCCGGGTCATTGTGCGTCCAGTGCCCGAAGGTGGACGTGGTACGATGGATATCGTAGTTCGTGCACTTTCGGGGCGGATTCGCCGGTCCCATACATGGAATGCAGCGGGGCGTGAAGTGGATAGCCGGTGGGCGCTATTGCCCGATGGGAGCGCGATGATTGATGCTGCTGAAATACTGGGAGCGAGTGAAATCGTGGATGTAATGCGGGCCAGTTCTTGGGGATTAGGCCCGTTAATTGCGGATGTGATGCGCTATCATCCTCGCCAAATCATCATTACACTTGGCGACGTGATGGTGCATGATGGGGGCATGGGCTTACTCGAGTACTTTGGTTTGCGCTTTGTCGATGAACAGGGTGCAGATGTTCCCAGAGGTTTACGAGGGTTAGAACGTGTACATCACATTATCCAAACAGAGTTGCACATTCCTCCCGTTCCGCTGGTAATGTTATACCCTAGGGCGCTGCCTTTGACAGGTAAAGAGGGCGTGACATTTTACGATGGCAGTGTCAAAGGGTTGTCACCGTATCAATTACCGGTTATCGATCTGCAAATGCAGCATTATGCACAGCTCCTGGAAGAATTCTTTTCGACACCGTTATTGGATCAACCTGGTACTGGTGAAGGGGGCGGGCTCGGATTAGCGCTTCTGGGACTGGGTGCTCAGGGCAGACCCGCAGCGGACTATTTGCTGGATCTTTTACATTTGGACACCTATTGGACTAATGTGCAGTGGGTGCTGACAGCTCAAATGACGCTCGACAAGACCCAAAATCTCAGTTTGGTTGCCACTTTATCCCGACGTCTTGCCCCTTTGGCCGTACCCTTGGTCGCTATTATTGAACGGTTGGGCGATCAATATATGCAGTTTTATAATCCAGCATTAAAAGGCATCTATCCTTTAGTTGATAAACCTCGCAGTGCTCGTGAAGTGGAACGAATGCGCATCCACTTGCTCGAACAAGCAGCTTTTCGCATTGCTATGTGGATGGCGTCTTAA
- a CDS encoding TSUP family transporter, protein MLCYGENRRATVAAAEHASLLTTAEVGAIPPFSFHPALSVLVDDELCGEREIVFNAGRLDRSIQLVTEDYLRIAMLRRASVTEKTDSQRRMAALLLPWSHILLLTCGGLAAGIVDTIVGGGGMFTVPALFLVSLPAPMVLGTNQFALSFGALTGTVRFAQSRSIKWWPETAIALGGSVPGAILGGVTAITIPPAILHIVIIGLLAMTGLLMLGRKPADHDAWVPTPMTDRRVLMLLAVGGMLGFYEGFFGPGTGLLITFAFVTWFRFSYLMASGTAKVLSLFGNVVAFLTYAVHGDVRWELGLIMAVSVAVGAYLGARLAHRRGARIIRPMMMGMTGLLFLDMVLSVIRSR, encoded by the coding sequence GTGTTATGCTACGGGGAGAATCGGCGTGCCACCGTTGCCGCCGCGGAGCACGCCTCGCTGTTAACAACTGCAGAAGTGGGGGCTATTCCGCCTTTTTCCTTTCATCCCGCGCTGTCTGTGCTCGTCGACGACGAATTGTGTGGTGAAAGGGAAATCGTGTTTAATGCGGGCCGATTGGATCGGTCCATTCAATTAGTCACCGAGGATTATTTACGCATTGCCATGCTCCGAAGAGCCTCGGTAACGGAAAAAACAGACTCGCAAAGGAGGATGGCAGCCCTGCTGCTTCCCTGGAGCCACATTTTACTTCTGACCTGCGGCGGATTGGCTGCGGGCATCGTCGATACGATTGTGGGTGGGGGCGGGATGTTTACGGTGCCAGCACTCTTTCTCGTCAGCCTACCCGCCCCCATGGTCCTCGGCACCAATCAGTTTGCGTTGTCGTTTGGCGCGTTAACGGGGACCGTTCGTTTTGCTCAGAGCCGGTCGATTAAATGGTGGCCGGAAACGGCCATTGCGCTGGGCGGATCGGTTCCCGGTGCGATTCTGGGCGGTGTGACCGCCATCACGATTCCCCCCGCCATCCTCCACATCGTGATTATCGGGCTGCTCGCGATGACCGGCTTGTTAATGTTGGGGAGGAAGCCGGCGGATCACGATGCGTGGGTGCCCACTCCCATGACGGACCGACGGGTCCTGATGCTCTTGGCGGTTGGGGGTATGCTAGGGTTTTACGAAGGATTTTTTGGCCCCGGGACGGGTCTTTTAATCACCTTTGCCTTTGTCACCTGGTTTCGGTTTAGTTACCTCATGGCCAGTGGCACGGCGAAGGTCTTAAGCTTGTTCGGCAATGTGGTCGCTTTTCTTACGTATGCCGTGCATGGCGATGTTCGGTGGGAATTAGGACTTATCATGGCCGTGTCGGTCGCTGTCGGCGCATACCTCGGCGCCCGCTTGGCGCATCGGCGCGGAGCGCGCATTATCCGACCGATGATGATGGGAATGACAGGGCTCCTATTCCTGGATATGGTGTTGTCGGTCATCCGCTCACGTTAA
- a CDS encoding DUF1700 domain-containing protein, protein MTTSNQNDKLVQQYMDKMRRALKDLPPSRRQQILEDIAEHIRTARKQLNQENEASIRQILQNLGDPEVIREEAMDPSHPSNGFDRWVPWLLLFGGFLFVIGWIAGVILLWRSSTWRIRDKILGTFIWPGGLATVFMELGLPAGATTQSCSSLANGTVHCVTSTSGFHLPPAIGLPLLILEILAPIWITMHLIKVSHRSVLT, encoded by the coding sequence ATGACCACCTCGAACCAAAATGACAAACTTGTTCAACAATATATGGACAAAATGAGGCGGGCGTTAAAGGATTTGCCTCCGTCTCGGCGACAACAAATTTTAGAGGATATTGCTGAACACATTCGGACTGCACGAAAGCAATTGAACCAGGAAAACGAAGCAAGCATCCGTCAAATCCTCCAAAATCTCGGTGACCCTGAAGTCATTCGCGAAGAAGCTATGGATCCCTCGCACCCCTCCAACGGCTTTGACCGCTGGGTGCCCTGGCTCTTATTGTTTGGAGGATTTTTGTTTGTAATCGGATGGATTGCGGGAGTAATTCTCCTATGGCGATCGTCAACTTGGCGGATACGTGATAAAATTTTGGGCACATTCATCTGGCCCGGAGGTCTTGCGACAGTTTTTATGGAACTAGGACTACCAGCAGGCGCAACGACACAATCATGTTCCAGTTTAGCGAACGGAACCGTTCATTGTGTCACTAGCACCTCGGGATTTCATCTCCCTCCGGCGATAGGCTTGCCTCTTTTGATTCTAGAAATACTGGCACCTATTTGGATTACAATGCACTTAATCAAGGTTTCTCATCGTAGCGTTTTGACATAA
- a CDS encoding class II aldolase/adducin family protein: protein MTVVNDLVLYAHRMIGDHLAFGTTGNLSVRDENVLWITPSGVPFEDVDSDNVVGVDIASGNIIEGRARPSSELPLHLTLYRQRSDIGAIVHTHSEYATIFAALGEPIVPVHYQMALSAYQVNCAEYATYGTEQLAHNALAALGPNDRAVLLKNHGLVTVGPTLSSAYQAALDVEWMARLLFRARCVGNPRVLTLEEVDHVREQFRHYGQNPQD, encoded by the coding sequence ATGACTGTGGTAAATGATCTCGTCTTGTATGCTCACCGGATGATAGGGGATCACCTCGCGTTTGGTACTACCGGTAATTTGAGTGTGCGAGATGAGAATGTGTTATGGATCACACCTTCCGGGGTGCCCTTTGAGGATGTCGACAGTGACAATGTCGTCGGGGTCGATATCGCTTCTGGAAACATTATTGAAGGTCGTGCGCGTCCTTCATCAGAACTGCCCTTACACCTGACGTTGTACCGGCAACGGTCCGATATTGGCGCTATTGTACACACTCATTCTGAATACGCCACAATTTTCGCTGCCTTAGGCGAACCTATTGTGCCTGTACACTACCAAATGGCTTTATCCGCTTATCAAGTCAATTGTGCAGAATACGCCACATATGGAACCGAGCAACTAGCGCATAATGCATTGGCTGCTTTAGGTCCGAATGACCGTGCGGTTTTGCTCAAGAACCATGGGTTAGTAACGGTGGGCCCGACACTATCATCCGCTTACCAAGCGGCACTCGATGTGGAATGGATGGCGCGGTTATTGTTTCGGGCTCGCTGTGTCGGCAATCCCCGAGTCCTAACCCTTGAGGAAGTTGACCACGTTCGTGAACAATTCCGTCACTACGGGCAAAACCCTCAAGATTAA